In Microbulbifer celer, a single window of DNA contains:
- a CDS encoding prolyl oligopeptidase family serine peptidase, whose amino-acid sequence MKKPVIAVAAGVIAAIATLVATSDQADNSHSENTYPATPVVDQKDDYFGTEVADPYRWMEDLGSKQVKEWVRVQNDYSLPKLKALPGWEKINRRLTDLWEYERYGVPYKKAGQVFYEYNDGSWDQSVFYTTGDIAKDGHVVLDPRQLSKDGTVAAKRYSVSPNGRYLAYGTSDGGTDWTDFHVRDLKTRRLLPDHLKGIKFSDASWAKDESGFYYSRYPFNTSPEKDGSADDSKQVSVYFHKIGEPQEKDALIYQVTDHPTRNPDAEVSDDGRYLILNIFDGYDSNGIYYRDLQSDDEKVVKLLDRWDALYHYLGNTDDTFYFETNADATNGRIIAIDVKNPEKKHWKTLVPEQKDALQSASLVGERFVLHYLEDAKSKVVVTDLTGRQKYQLKLPGMGTVEGFYGQPDDPETYYAFSNFLTPPSIYKLDVHSGETEKVKAPDYPADFSDYTVNQHFFTSKDGTRVPLFLVHKKGLKKDAQNSTLLYGYGGFNAAQLPRFYTRFAGWLDMGGTFAMVNLRGGSEYGGDWHKAGTKLNKQNVFDDFIGAAEWLIDEKITSPEKLGIMGRSNGGLLVGATEVQRPELFKVALPIVGVLDMLRYHTASANARQWSSDYGLSENEQEFEALHAYSPVHNTRKGACYPATLITTAEKDDRVVPWHSFKFAASLQRDQGCDNPVYLAVETRAGHGAGKPVWMQVEDFTNQFAFLANELGLRVE is encoded by the coding sequence ATGAAAAAGCCCGTGATCGCCGTTGCGGCAGGCGTTATCGCCGCGATCGCAACCCTGGTTGCCACCAGCGACCAGGCCGACAACTCGCACTCCGAGAATACCTACCCCGCCACCCCCGTGGTCGATCAGAAAGACGATTACTTCGGCACCGAGGTAGCCGACCCCTACCGCTGGATGGAAGACCTGGGCTCGAAGCAGGTCAAGGAGTGGGTGCGGGTGCAGAACGATTATTCCCTGCCCAAGCTCAAGGCGCTGCCCGGGTGGGAGAAAATCAATCGCCGCCTGACCGATCTGTGGGAGTACGAGCGCTACGGTGTGCCGTACAAAAAGGCCGGGCAGGTATTCTACGAATACAACGATGGTTCCTGGGACCAGAGCGTGTTCTACACCACCGGGGATATCGCCAAGGACGGGCATGTGGTGCTCGATCCGCGCCAGCTGAGTAAAGACGGCACCGTTGCCGCCAAGCGCTATTCCGTCAGTCCCAATGGGCGCTACCTCGCCTATGGCACTTCCGATGGCGGTACCGACTGGACCGACTTTCATGTGCGCGACCTGAAAACCCGCCGTCTGCTGCCGGATCATTTAAAGGGGATAAAGTTCAGTGATGCGAGTTGGGCCAAGGATGAATCCGGGTTTTACTACAGCCGTTATCCGTTCAACACTTCACCCGAAAAGGACGGCAGCGCGGACGACAGCAAACAGGTTTCGGTGTACTTCCACAAAATCGGCGAGCCGCAGGAAAAAGATGCGTTAATCTACCAGGTTACCGACCATCCCACGCGCAATCCGGATGCCGAAGTCAGCGATGACGGCCGTTACCTGATCCTGAATATTTTCGACGGCTATGACAGCAATGGTATTTACTACCGCGACCTGCAAAGTGACGACGAGAAGGTTGTAAAGTTACTCGATCGGTGGGATGCGCTGTACCACTATTTGGGCAATACGGACGATACTTTCTACTTTGAAACCAATGCCGATGCCACCAATGGCCGTATTATTGCTATCGACGTTAAAAATCCGGAGAAAAAACACTGGAAAACTCTGGTGCCAGAACAGAAAGATGCACTGCAAAGCGCAAGCCTGGTTGGTGAACGATTTGTACTGCACTACCTGGAAGATGCCAAATCCAAAGTGGTGGTGACAGACCTCACTGGTAGGCAGAAGTATCAGCTGAAACTGCCGGGCATGGGGACCGTCGAGGGGTTCTATGGCCAGCCGGATGACCCGGAAACCTACTATGCCTTCAGTAATTTCCTCACACCTCCCAGTATCTACAAACTGGATGTCCACTCCGGGGAAACGGAAAAAGTAAAAGCGCCGGATTACCCGGCAGATTTCTCTGATTACACTGTCAACCAGCATTTCTTTACCAGCAAAGACGGCACCCGCGTACCGCTGTTTCTGGTGCACAAGAAGGGGCTGAAAAAAGATGCACAGAATTCCACCCTGTTGTATGGCTACGGCGGCTTCAATGCCGCGCAGTTACCGCGTTTTTATACCCGCTTTGCGGGATGGCTGGATATGGGCGGCACCTTTGCCATGGTCAACCTGCGCGGTGGCAGCGAGTACGGTGGTGACTGGCACAAGGCCGGTACCAAGCTCAATAAACAGAATGTGTTTGATGACTTTATCGGGGCCGCGGAATGGTTGATCGATGAGAAGATCACCTCGCCGGAAAAACTGGGCATCATGGGGCGCTCGAACGGCGGTCTGCTGGTGGGCGCGACCGAAGTGCAGCGCCCGGAACTGTTCAAGGTGGCGCTGCCCATCGTCGGTGTGCTGGATATGTTGCGTTACCACACCGCTTCCGCCAACGCGCGTCAGTGGTCCAGTGACTACGGCCTGTCGGAAAATGAACAAGAGTTTGAGGCCCTGCACGCCTATTCGCCGGTACACAACACCCGGAAAGGCGCCTGCTATCCGGCAACCTTGATTACCACCGCGGAAAAGGATGATCGTGTGGTGCCCTGGCACAGCTTCAAGTTTGCCGCGTCCCTGCAGCGGGATCAGGGCTGCGATAACCCGGTTTACCTCGCCGTGGAAACCCGCGCGGGCCACGGTGCCGGCAAGCCGGTGTGGATGCAGGTGGAAGATTTCACCAACCAGTTTGCATTCCTGGCGAACGAATTGGGGCTGCGTGTTGAGTAA